Below is a genomic region from Ostrea edulis chromosome 10, xbOstEdul1.1, whole genome shotgun sequence.
GTATCGTTCTGGTTCCCGCATCAAATTGCGATCACCATGAATGTGTTTCTTGCTCCTTGTGGTAGTTCTGTCTCTGACTTGAGAACATaagataatttttgtttttttatttttacagggTACCGCTTCTTTAAGGCAGTGATGTTTCTGACGGGGTTCATATTCACCTCCGTCCTTGTGTACCTCATTCTGTCGCGGTTGACCGTACTCCCCATGGAGGGAGACATAGGTGTGGCCTTGGGCGGTGGCGTCCTGATAGGACTCCTGACAATGTTAGTGCAGTATGTCGGACTCTTCTTCACAGGCTTTCAGTTCGGAGCTGCAATAGGTATCGTAAGCCTGATAGCCGTGAACTTTTTATACTTCATTGAGATCCACTGGATTCGGATTGGAGTGATTTGTGGATTGGGTTTCGTTTGTGCAATAGTGACTCTTAAATTCCAAAAGGGGGGTATGATTTTGGGGACCAGTGTATTTGGGGGAGCTCTGATGGTGTCCTGTTTAGATTACTTTATAGAGCAGTTTGCCATGGTGACATTTGTGTGGGGACAGATAACGGGACAATCCCCTGGACTGGTGTGCTGGTATTCCTGGGTACTGCTTGCCTGCTGGCCATTTTGTTTTCTGGTTGGGAGTGTGACCCAGTGGAGAATAACTGGACAGGGATATGACCACAATGACGGTAAGCCATTAAGATTTAGGACATCACTCCAACACCTTCATGTGTGTAGAAGTACATTGTATTAGCTTTGGCTGTAACTGTTGTAAAGGAGCACCGTGGAGCCTAGTTAATCCGTTTAAAGCAGAATTGCCTGGATAATTATTCCAGAAAACTGAATAGCATCTATTAATCCAGATAGACTGGTGCAGATTCATGATGTTATTTgaatcatgatccctgggggtagaatggggctacaataggggatcaaagtttgtcaTAAGAATTTAgagggaaacatctttaaaaattttcatcttAACAACTTCAGGGACATGATTAGTCAGATCTGCGATttggaggggggagggggggggggtaaagttGTATCTATTGCTAGAGAAGTATATCTCCCATACcataaaagaaaagaattaaaaTTCAACAGTTTGGGGCCAAAACTGCATGCAGTGTCTATAGTATCTGACTgcatgctacaccagagaattATGGAAGAGTGGAAATGTTAATACTATTTATTGGTGTATACAATGTTCAGGAAATGTTAATACTATTTATTGGTGTATACAATATGTTAATACTATTTATTGGTGTATACAATATGTTAATACTATTTATTGGTGTGTACAATGTTCAGGATATGTTTTGTCCTTTCTTGTAGCTGTTAATAATAAAAAGGTCAAGAAAGTAAACTTACACCAGGCCAGGAAGAAAGTAAGAGCGGACAGTCAACACACGAGATACAGACACTTGTACCAAGCTAGGAGGGCCACCGGTGATGTTCTGTCTCAGGTGAGGGTCTAGTTCAGATCAGCTCCCTCTATATAATCCATTCAGTCCGTGGTCTGCCTCAGGTGAAGATCTAGTTCAGATCAGCTC
It encodes:
- the LOC125665753 gene encoding transmembrane protein 198-like — protein: MDADSFNAPAAMPPATPGLPYETLSPSNEGINATSPSDQSITRLRTCDEISVEYDIALAVICSMCFIFGIVYTFFGYRFFKAVMFLTGFIFTSVLVYLILSRLTVLPMEGDIGVALGGGVLIGLLTMLVQYVGLFFTGFQFGAAIGIVSLIAVNFLYFIEIHWIRIGVICGLGFVCAIVTLKFQKGGMILGTSVFGGALMVSCLDYFIEQFAMVTFVWGQITGQSPGLVCWYSWVLLACWPFCFLVGSVTQWRITGQGYDHNDAVNNKKVKKVNLHQARKKVRADSQHTRYRHLYQARRATGDVLSQTYIQTMQQKMSPATKRKDHIAIPTEPSLTELDSTNTTLTQVP